One Alcaligenes ammonioxydans DNA segment encodes these proteins:
- a CDS encoding FKBP-type peptidyl-prolyl cis-trans isomerase, with amino-acid sequence MSNSASSELGIVRQDSYLTLHYRIELASGPAAGSVFADTFTGRPATLQMGNGQWAPGMEEKLLGHREDERFQLDIAPEEAYGARNPDLLQRITREMLASNAAEGVEFVPGDMVEFAAPNGSRYSGVLKEIDDKTALFDFNHPLAGVALRLDVHILGIL; translated from the coding sequence GTGAGTAACTCTGCTAGTTCCGAGCTTGGAATTGTCCGTCAGGATTCCTACCTGACTTTGCACTATCGTATAGAGCTGGCCAGCGGCCCGGCAGCAGGCTCTGTGTTTGCGGATACTTTTACTGGCCGTCCGGCGACCTTGCAGATGGGCAACGGTCAGTGGGCCCCCGGTATGGAAGAGAAGTTGCTGGGGCACCGTGAAGATGAGCGTTTTCAGCTCGACATCGCCCCTGAGGAGGCGTACGGCGCCCGTAATCCTGACCTTTTGCAGCGTATCACCCGCGAAATGCTGGCCAGCAACGCCGCTGAAGGCGTGGAGTTCGTGCCCGGTGATATGGTCGAGTTTGCTGCCCCTAATGGCAGCCGCTACTCGGGCGTGCTCAAGGAAATTGACGACAAGACTGCCTTGTTCGATTTCAACCATCCCTTGGCCGGTGTGGCCTTGCGTCTGGATGTTCATATTTTGGGGATTCTGTAA
- the radC gene encoding RadC family protein, with protein sequence MATSTLRRQGPRERMLAHGPTCLTTAELLGIVLRTGTRERNAVELGQMLLDHFNGLKGLLSADASALRQLDGIGPAKCTELLVIRELQRRCALESLNGLPVLNHADKVREYCLAHLGHLPVEHCLALFLDNQLRLICAEEIARGTINQASVYPREIVRSALRHHSCALILAHNHPSGAAHPSASDIRLTRHIRQALALVDIRLLDHIIVTPSQTVSMAERGDL encoded by the coding sequence ATGGCCACATCCACTTTACGCCGCCAAGGGCCCCGTGAGCGCATGTTGGCGCACGGCCCCACCTGTCTGACGACCGCTGAACTGCTGGGTATTGTGCTGCGCACCGGGACACGCGAGCGCAACGCTGTCGAGCTGGGCCAGATGTTGCTGGACCATTTTAACGGACTCAAAGGATTATTATCGGCCGATGCTTCAGCCCTGCGCCAACTGGATGGAATCGGCCCAGCCAAATGCACGGAACTATTGGTCATCCGCGAGCTGCAACGCCGCTGCGCCCTGGAATCCCTAAACGGCCTGCCAGTGCTGAACCATGCCGACAAAGTGCGCGAATACTGTCTGGCCCATCTGGGTCATTTGCCAGTGGAACACTGTCTGGCCCTGTTCCTGGACAACCAGCTTCGCTTGATCTGTGCGGAAGAGATCGCCCGGGGGACGATAAATCAAGCATCGGTCTACCCTCGGGAAATTGTGCGCTCAGCCCTGCGCCATCACAGCTGCGCCTTGATTCTGGCCCACAACCACCCCTCGGGCGCCGCGCACCCCAGCGCCTCCGATATCCGTCTGACCCGCCATATTCGTCAGGCCTTGGCCTTGGTGGATATCCGCTTGCTGGACCATATTATTGTCACCCCCAGTCAGACCGTCTCCATGGCCGAACGCGGAGATCTGTAG
- a CDS encoding MurR/RpiR family transcriptional regulator produces MSDTAVKSFVGRIRDILHDLSPSERRLAEFALDFPGDLAGYTASELASLAHVSNATVTRFIRRLGYRNYEAARKQVRSEKKAGSPLLLAATETEAERSLTTHLQQSQNNLASTYRRLPESLLKEVAQSILDARKVWVLGFRSSQALASYFRWQLLQIVPEAQLIPGPGETMGEHLAGIHADDVVVIFALRRRVRNMDQLIEQMAQLNPNVLHITDQLSAEKSACRWTLRCDVQSPGVLDNHVAVIGLCHLILSQVMDQAGPAGRRHLGLVEAFHDSFLEL; encoded by the coding sequence ATGTCTGATACCGCCGTGAAGTCCTTTGTCGGACGCATACGTGACATTCTTCACGATCTCTCCCCATCTGAACGACGCCTGGCGGAATTTGCCCTGGACTTTCCGGGGGATCTGGCGGGCTACACGGCCTCCGAACTGGCGTCCCTGGCCCATGTATCCAATGCGACTGTCACCCGCTTCATCCGGCGACTGGGTTATCGCAATTATGAAGCGGCCCGCAAACAAGTCCGATCTGAAAAAAAAGCGGGTTCTCCTCTGCTGCTGGCAGCCACCGAAACGGAAGCCGAACGATCACTGACGACGCATTTGCAGCAAAGTCAGAACAATCTGGCCTCCACATACCGACGCCTGCCCGAATCGCTGCTCAAGGAAGTGGCTCAGTCCATTCTGGATGCGCGCAAGGTATGGGTGCTGGGATTTCGCTCCAGCCAGGCCCTGGCCAGCTACTTTCGCTGGCAATTGCTCCAAATCGTCCCCGAGGCTCAACTGATTCCTGGCCCGGGTGAGACCATGGGCGAACATCTGGCAGGCATACATGCCGACGACGTGGTGGTCATTTTTGCCCTGCGCCGTCGGGTGCGCAATATGGACCAGCTTATTGAACAGATGGCGCAGCTGAACCCGAATGTGCTGCACATCACTGACCAGCTCAGCGCAGAGAAAAGCGCCTGTCGCTGGACCCTGCGCTGTGACGTCCAATCGCCCGGTGTGCTGGATAACCATGTGGCCGTGATCGGCCTTTGCCATTTGATCCTGAGCCAGGTCATGGATCAAGCCGGTCCTGCCGGACGTCGTCATTTAGGCCTGGTAGAGGCTTTCCACGACAGCTTTCTGGAGCTGTAG
- a CDS encoding MFS transporter, with protein sequence MSSKQQTLPADTGPAPASSTASDHPTVQQQLENSLETIGVTHSHRKVLALILLGVLFDVLEQNAVGLVGPLLQEHWGLTPRDVGFLNTLTFAAAALGRLLSGYIADHYGRRVMLTINLALFTLGALICALAPSYWVLGLGRVIVGFGLGGEISIAVTMLAEFCSSRFRGTAVGTINVAGGGLGNMLAPAFGLLVFTLFPGPESWRWVFGLLVMPAFMVLFYRRYIPETPRFLVSQGRIEEANQVLNILASGKLGRPVAQPYPYLHSGPQGQKVERVRLGEIFQGPLAMRTLVTGIAVCMTYGAQLTVLTLMPTLLVEQGYSLVKSYTFTILMQSGSLLGALTASWLGSRLPRKRVFTTGALLACASGLAFGFLSTNIYLVLLFGAAFQFCVLLLNTTIWIFAPELYPTRVRAFGTAFILALGTLAGAFIPTLSGWVLEAHGVAGMFSLMAGMYITFAAVLQLAPETFGRPLDT encoded by the coding sequence ATGTCTAGCAAGCAGCAAACCTTGCCAGCCGACACCGGGCCGGCACCGGCCAGTTCTACGGCCAGCGATCACCCTACGGTTCAGCAGCAACTGGAAAACTCGCTGGAAACCATAGGCGTCACCCATTCGCACCGCAAAGTGCTGGCCCTGATTTTGCTGGGCGTGCTCTTTGATGTGCTGGAGCAAAATGCCGTGGGCCTGGTCGGCCCGCTGCTGCAGGAACACTGGGGGCTGACACCGCGTGACGTCGGCTTTCTGAACACCCTGACCTTCGCCGCTGCTGCCCTGGGGCGCTTGCTCTCGGGCTATATCGCCGACCACTATGGTCGACGCGTCATGCTGACCATCAATCTGGCGCTGTTTACGCTGGGAGCCCTGATCTGCGCCCTGGCCCCCAGCTACTGGGTGTTAGGGCTGGGCCGGGTCATTGTGGGCTTTGGTCTAGGCGGCGAAATCTCGATTGCCGTCACCATGCTGGCCGAGTTCTGCTCCTCGCGCTTTCGCGGAACCGCCGTGGGCACCATCAACGTGGCAGGCGGCGGCCTGGGCAATATGCTCGCCCCCGCTTTCGGCCTGCTGGTCTTCACCCTGTTCCCCGGCCCTGAAAGCTGGCGCTGGGTATTTGGCCTGCTGGTCATGCCCGCTTTTATGGTGCTGTTCTATCGTCGCTACATACCTGAAACGCCGCGTTTTCTGGTGTCGCAAGGCCGGATCGAAGAGGCCAATCAGGTTTTGAACATTCTGGCTTCGGGCAAGCTGGGCCGCCCTGTTGCCCAGCCCTACCCTTATCTGCACAGCGGTCCGCAAGGGCAAAAAGTCGAACGTGTGCGCTTGGGCGAGATTTTCCAAGGCCCTCTGGCCATGCGTACACTGGTCACCGGCATCGCCGTGTGCATGACCTACGGGGCACAACTGACGGTTCTGACGCTGATGCCCACCTTGCTGGTCGAACAAGGCTACTCGCTGGTGAAAAGCTACACCTTTACGATCCTGATGCAATCAGGCAGTCTGCTGGGTGCCTTGACCGCCTCCTGGCTGGGGTCGCGTCTGCCCCGCAAACGTGTCTTTACCACGGGAGCCTTGCTGGCCTGCGCCAGTGGCCTGGCCTTCGGATTTCTAAGTACCAATATTTATCTGGTGCTGCTGTTTGGCGCAGCTTTCCAGTTTTGCGTCCTGCTGCTGAACACCACCATCTGGATTTTCGCCCCCGAGCTTTATCCCACCCGTGTGCGAGCCTTTGGAACCGCATTCATTCTGGCCCTGGGTACCCTGGCGGGCGCTTTCATCCCGACGCTGAGCGGCTGGGTACTGGAAGCTCATGGCGTAGCCGGCATGTTCTCCCTGATGGCGGGGATGTACATCACCTTTGCCGCGGTTCTGCAATTGGCACCCGAAACCTTTGGTCGCCCCCTCGATACCTGA
- a CDS encoding aspartate/glutamate racemase family protein has product MSHTVLLINPNTSRPTTDMMVALAQACFQSLQRSDIQVRGLSAPQGPGMLTTQEELEQAAAMAEHPLVLAQVRNADGVIIGAFGDPGLQPLSQSVSIPVIGIGQAAMQQAVQAGSPFGIATTTPQLEQSILNQVRRYGWIEQFSGLRLTPTAPLDLAQAPERQYQELADSVAACIELDGARAVIIGGGPLAQSAQALQNKLAVPVINPIVAACELMAQRLPPT; this is encoded by the coding sequence ATGTCTCATACCGTACTGCTCATCAATCCCAACACCTCCCGCCCCACGACGGACATGATGGTGGCGCTCGCCCAGGCGTGCTTCCAAAGCCTGCAGCGAAGCGATATCCAGGTCCGGGGGCTAAGCGCTCCCCAAGGCCCAGGCATGCTGACCACCCAGGAGGAGTTGGAGCAGGCTGCCGCCATGGCGGAACACCCGCTGGTACTGGCTCAGGTCAGGAACGCGGACGGTGTCATCATCGGCGCTTTTGGTGACCCTGGCCTACAGCCCCTGAGCCAGAGCGTGAGCATACCGGTGATCGGCATAGGACAGGCTGCCATGCAGCAAGCCGTGCAGGCAGGCTCCCCTTTTGGCATCGCCACCACCACGCCACAGCTGGAGCAATCGATTCTGAATCAGGTCAGACGCTATGGCTGGATCGAACAATTCTCGGGCCTGCGCCTGACCCCCACCGCTCCGCTGGATCTGGCCCAGGCGCCGGAGCGTCAGTATCAGGAATTGGCCGACAGCGTCGCGGCATGTATTGAGCTAGACGGCGCGCGGGCCGTCATCATCGGCGGCGGGCCCCTGGCACAAAGCGCACAGGCGCTGCAAAACAAGCTGGCCGTCCCCGTCATCAACCCCATCGTTGCTGCCTGCGAGCTGATGGCCCAGCGCCTGCCCCCCACTTAG
- a CDS encoding MFS transporter, with protein sequence MTSSTLVDGARALSADKQELDQIYKKVMWRILPFIFLLWMLAWIDRLNIGFAKLQMQPELGFSETVYGIGAGIFFLGYFFFEVPSNWLLLRIGARKTLARIAFGWGLICVLMMFTKTAAYFYVMRFLLGAFEAGFQPGVLLFLTFWFPAHRRAKAFAVFISASAVASVVGAPLAGLIMTRLDGVNDWSGWQWLFLLEGLPTIFAGILAVMFIVDSPEKASWLSQREKDLIKQELALDAKAAGPREHSFKKALGNPDLWTLTLMFFGIVAANSTLAFFAPTLVRSLGPSDPLQVGLLVGLVYVFGAVFQLALGFSADRHREARLHTGVPVIIGAIGLAGVGLFLGNNTALAFISLIIAVSGTMGCIPVYWQLPNAVLAGSAAAIGVAFINSVANLAGFGAPFMLGALKDSSGSFQSGLWIIAALELAVGLWILSFRKRQHKG encoded by the coding sequence ATGACGAGCAGCACCCTCGTGGACGGCGCGCGCGCCTTGTCCGCTGATAAACAAGAACTGGACCAGATCTACAAGAAGGTCATGTGGCGGATCTTGCCCTTTATTTTTCTGCTGTGGATGCTGGCCTGGATAGACAGGCTCAATATTGGTTTTGCCAAACTGCAAATGCAGCCCGAACTCGGGTTCTCCGAAACGGTGTACGGCATAGGCGCGGGGATCTTCTTTCTGGGGTATTTCTTTTTTGAAGTACCCAGCAACTGGTTGCTGCTGCGCATTGGTGCGCGCAAGACCTTGGCCCGTATCGCCTTTGGCTGGGGGCTGATCTGTGTACTGATGATGTTTACCAAAACAGCTGCCTACTTTTATGTGATGCGCTTTCTGCTGGGTGCGTTCGAGGCCGGCTTTCAGCCTGGCGTGCTGCTGTTCCTGACGTTCTGGTTCCCGGCTCATCGGCGAGCCAAAGCCTTCGCGGTCTTCATCTCGGCCTCGGCGGTGGCCTCGGTGGTAGGCGCGCCCCTGGCGGGCCTGATCATGACCCGCCTGGACGGGGTCAACGACTGGTCTGGCTGGCAATGGTTGTTCCTGCTTGAAGGGCTGCCCACAATTTTTGCTGGCATTCTGGCCGTGATGTTCATCGTCGACAGCCCCGAAAAAGCCAGTTGGCTCAGTCAACGGGAAAAAGATCTGATCAAGCAAGAACTGGCTCTGGACGCCAAGGCCGCAGGACCACGCGAACACAGCTTCAAAAAAGCCTTGGGCAACCCCGACCTGTGGACCTTGACCCTGATGTTTTTTGGCATTGTGGCTGCCAACTCCACCTTGGCCTTTTTCGCGCCCACCCTGGTTCGCTCACTGGGCCCCAGCGATCCTTTACAGGTTGGCCTGCTGGTCGGACTGGTCTATGTCTTTGGAGCGGTCTTTCAACTGGCGCTGGGCTTTAGTGCCGACCGTCATCGCGAAGCCCGTCTGCACACCGGCGTCCCTGTCATCATCGGAGCAATCGGTCTGGCGGGGGTAGGACTGTTCCTGGGCAATAACACTGCCCTGGCCTTTATCAGCCTGATTATTGCCGTGTCCGGCACCATGGGATGCATTCCTGTTTACTGGCAATTGCCCAACGCGGTCCTGGCGGGCTCGGCGGCAGCTATCGGGGTGGCCTTCATTAACTCTGTCGCCAATCTGGCCGGCTTTGGCGCGCCCTTTATGTTGGGCGCCCTCAAAGACTCCAGCGGCAGCTTCCAAAGTGGCTTGTGGATTATCGCGGCTCTGGAGCTGGCTGTGGGCTTATGGATTCTGTCCTTTCGCAAGCGGCAGCATAAAGGCTGA
- the kynB gene encoding arylformamidase — translation MRTIWDISPPVSDRSPVFPGDTAYQQRWTATLDTHCPVNVAEIRLSTHLGAHADAPLHYDPHGPSAGHMALEPFLGPCRVIHARHGRPLIEPADLLPHLSNCPPRILVSTTAKAKYDAWSDHFTAFAPSSLQLLADQGIQLVGIDTPSVDPASSKTLESHQVLRHHAMRVLENLVLDEIAPGDYELIALPLALIQADASPVRAILRSLD, via the coding sequence ATGCGTACGATCTGGGACATTTCCCCGCCTGTCAGTGATCGATCGCCGGTTTTCCCCGGTGACACCGCCTACCAGCAACGCTGGACAGCCACCCTGGACACCCACTGCCCGGTCAATGTGGCGGAAATCCGCTTGTCTACCCATCTGGGGGCGCATGCCGACGCCCCCCTGCACTACGACCCTCACGGCCCAAGTGCCGGCCACATGGCGCTGGAGCCATTTCTGGGACCCTGCCGCGTCATCCACGCCCGTCATGGCCGCCCACTGATCGAGCCAGCCGATCTGCTGCCTCATTTGAGCAATTGCCCGCCGCGCATCCTGGTCAGTACCACCGCCAAGGCCAAGTACGATGCCTGGAGCGATCATTTCACAGCCTTCGCCCCTTCAAGTTTGCAATTATTAGCCGACCAGGGCATACAGCTGGTGGGCATCGACACGCCCAGCGTCGATCCGGCCAGCAGCAAGACACTGGAAAGTCATCAGGTCCTACGTCATCATGCTATGCGCGTGCTCGAAAATCTGGTGTTGGACGAAATTGCTCCGGGCGACTACGAGCTCATCGCTTTGCCTCTGGCCCTGATTCAGGCAGATGCGAGTCCGGTTCGTGCCATTCTCCGCTCTCTGGACTGA
- a CDS encoding type B 50S ribosomal protein L31 — protein sequence MKEGIHPEYRDVVFLDLQTGNSFITRSTVQTRETTEKDGKTYPLFKCDVTSESHPFYTGAQTRIVETGRVEKFRARFARTAGTVKKGE from the coding sequence ATGAAAGAAGGCATTCACCCAGAATACCGTGACGTGGTGTTTCTGGACCTGCAAACGGGCAACTCCTTTATCACCCGTTCCACCGTCCAGACTCGCGAAACCACCGAAAAAGACGGCAAGACCTACCCGCTGTTCAAGTGTGACGTGACGTCCGAGTCGCACCCCTTCTACACGGGCGCTCAAACCCGTATCGTGGAAACTGGCCGCGTTGAAAAATTCCGCGCCCGTTTTGCCCGTACGGCTGGTACCGTCAAGAAAGGCGAATAA
- a CDS encoding ArnT family glycosyltransferase, giving the protein MSSSLIPTSTPARLTATAAVKLPRLVLLVVGTIYILAGLFFRDPWKADDVIGLATMLTALSDPSGQALLLPQVGDLAHAQDGPLSTWLGALFITLFAPLLKLFTSELNANIVASRLPNLLWFGMLAASVWHSAYWLARRPEAQPLRLPFGGEPSSTAYGRMIADATLLLTVATVGIIWRMHETSEVPAIIALQALALYSLVRMFDRPASGAIMLGLSLGACFLTRGWLGAGPIMLATVLCFIPRGPLRQHSQWLALSAVLTLAIIMAWWIPAKRVSVYWTEQWRLWHLAAWGWAGFKEQLNNLRDLLWFLWPIWPLALLALWQWRSWLKAPHIYVPAISFLVPLLSLLFMRDAFEPEYALLVVPCAILAAFSLPTLRRGVINTLDWFAIMCFSLTAATVWLGWIAQQTGWPRQISHNIARQTQGYDTFISWPVMIIAVLGTLAWIALVRWRLSSNPPGLLRGTVLSAGGLITTWLLLVTLWMPSLDYVRSYREVSGELSAALREHKQPCECLRSWGLGSGQRASFLVFDNININFDNRCSLVLEQFSLRDLQDGKAPIPDNAVQLWQGKRGPDRHEAFRLLRIQAH; this is encoded by the coding sequence GTGTCATCCAGCCTCATACCCACCTCCACCCCTGCCCGCCTGACCGCCACCGCTGCCGTCAAACTCCCCCGCCTGGTTCTTCTTGTTGTTGGGACCATCTATATTCTTGCGGGCCTGTTTTTTCGTGACCCCTGGAAAGCAGACGATGTCATCGGGCTGGCGACCATGTTGACCGCTTTGTCTGACCCCAGCGGTCAGGCCCTGTTGTTGCCCCAGGTAGGAGATCTGGCCCATGCCCAGGACGGCCCACTGAGCACCTGGCTGGGTGCCCTGTTCATCACGCTCTTTGCCCCCCTGCTCAAACTCTTCACCTCCGAGCTGAATGCCAACATCGTGGCATCCCGCCTGCCCAATCTGCTGTGGTTCGGCATGCTGGCGGCCTCGGTCTGGCACAGTGCATACTGGTTGGCCCGCCGCCCAGAGGCTCAACCGCTGCGTCTGCCCTTCGGAGGCGAGCCGTCCTCCACCGCATATGGACGCATGATTGCCGATGCCACCTTGCTGCTGACCGTTGCAACCGTGGGCATCATCTGGCGCATGCACGAAACCTCGGAAGTGCCCGCCATCATCGCTTTGCAGGCACTGGCTTTATACAGCCTGGTGCGCATGTTCGACCGCCCGGCATCGGGAGCGATCATGCTGGGCCTGTCCCTGGGCGCCTGCTTCCTGACCCGTGGCTGGCTGGGAGCCGGCCCCATCATGCTGGCAACCGTTTTGTGCTTTATTCCCCGGGGCCCCTTGCGCCAGCATAGCCAATGGCTGGCCCTCAGTGCTGTCCTGACGCTGGCAATCATCATGGCATGGTGGATACCCGCCAAACGGGTCAGCGTGTATTGGACCGAGCAATGGCGTCTTTGGCATCTGGCCGCCTGGGGGTGGGCCGGCTTCAAGGAGCAGTTGAACAACCTGCGCGATCTGCTGTGGTTCCTCTGGCCGATCTGGCCTTTGGCCTTGCTGGCGCTGTGGCAATGGCGCAGTTGGCTCAAGGCGCCCCACATTTATGTGCCCGCCATCAGCTTTCTGGTCCCCTTGCTCAGCCTGCTCTTCATGCGCGATGCTTTCGAGCCAGAATATGCCTTGCTGGTGGTTCCCTGCGCCATTCTGGCTGCCTTCTCGCTGCCCACCTTGCGTCGGGGGGTCATCAACACCCTGGACTGGTTTGCCATCATGTGTTTCTCACTGACGGCAGCCACGGTCTGGCTGGGCTGGATCGCCCAGCAAACGGGCTGGCCACGGCAGATTTCACACAATATTGCCCGCCAGACCCAGGGATACGACACGTTCATCTCCTGGCCGGTCATGATCATTGCCGTGCTCGGCACGCTTGCCTGGATTGCGCTGGTGCGCTGGCGCCTGTCAAGCAATCCGCCTGGCTTGCTGCGCGGTACCGTCTTGTCGGCGGGTGGCCTGATTACGACCTGGCTCCTGCTGGTCACGCTGTGGATGCCTTCGTTAGACTACGTACGTAGTTACCGCGAAGTGTCTGGCGAATTGTCCGCGGCTTTGCGTGAACACAAGCAGCCCTGCGAATGCCTGCGCTCCTGGGGACTGGGCTCGGGACAACGGGCCTCCTTCCTGGTGTTTGACAACATCAACATCAACTTCGACAATCGCTGCTCCCTGGTACTGGAACAGTTCTCCTTGCGCGATCTGCAGGACGGCAAGGCCCCTATTCCGGACAATGCCGTCCAGCTCTGGCAAGGCAAACGCGGGCCAGATCGTCACGAAGCATTTCGTCTGCTGCGCATACAGGCTCACTAA
- a CDS encoding MATE family efflux transporter, with the protein MSSVFHHNWKGQAGQILRQAWPVLVGSWAGIAFGVLDTVMVGHSSAIDLQAMGLGVSIYITVFIGLMGVIHALIPIIAQQFGARRLTEVGRWWGQGVWLALLLTLIGTLGLAFPDIWLRWSGDLSPEVHERVTWYLRSLILALPAALVFRTIYCLGTATSHPKAVMLINLFSVAFKALFNWVLIFGKLGLPAMGAVGSGLATTVVSWLMLAAGLWLLRADRYYQPFSLKLGLPTWAAQKELLRLGLPMGGSYLIEICAFSFMALLVAREGVFASGAHQIMANLAAVCFMVPMAVGVAAASVSAQAIGAGQFHRARHVGMLSLAIVLAGVALTITLLVLLRPSLANAYTDDPDVALLALLLLQLLPFFHFCDAFQCLISYLLRAYKVAFVPMLLQFFALSVLGLGGGWWFGFGPGAGALDSIIQWLAPGAPLGAASLWTMASLGLGASALLLLFWYSHILRLYNPARRKTCTHQ; encoded by the coding sequence ATGTCCTCCGTGTTTCATCACAACTGGAAGGGTCAGGCAGGCCAGATCCTGCGCCAGGCCTGGCCCGTGCTGGTCGGCTCCTGGGCAGGTATCGCTTTTGGCGTTCTGGATACGGTGATGGTTGGCCACAGCAGCGCCATAGACCTGCAGGCCATGGGCCTGGGCGTTTCCATTTACATCACCGTTTTTATCGGTTTAATGGGGGTCATCCACGCCCTGATCCCGATCATTGCCCAGCAATTTGGCGCACGCCGCCTTACAGAAGTGGGCCGCTGGTGGGGGCAAGGAGTATGGCTGGCCCTTTTGCTCACCCTGATCGGCACCTTGGGGCTGGCGTTTCCGGATATATGGCTGCGCTGGTCAGGTGACCTGAGCCCTGAGGTTCATGAGCGGGTCACCTGGTATCTGCGCAGCCTGATACTGGCCTTGCCTGCCGCTCTGGTATTCAGGACAATTTACTGCCTGGGGACGGCAACCTCGCATCCCAAGGCGGTCATGTTGATCAACCTGTTCAGCGTGGCCTTCAAGGCTCTATTCAACTGGGTGCTGATTTTTGGCAAACTGGGTTTGCCGGCAATGGGTGCCGTAGGCTCAGGTCTGGCGACCACGGTCGTGTCCTGGCTGATGCTGGCCGCCGGCCTATGGCTGCTACGTGCCGACCGCTATTACCAACCCTTTAGCCTCAAACTGGGCCTGCCCACCTGGGCAGCACAGAAAGAACTGCTGCGCCTGGGTCTGCCCATGGGCGGCTCTTACCTGATTGAAATCTGCGCCTTCAGCTTCATGGCCTTGCTCGTCGCGCGTGAAGGTGTATTTGCGTCTGGCGCTCACCAGATCATGGCCAATCTGGCCGCCGTCTGCTTTATGGTGCCTATGGCAGTGGGCGTAGCAGCCGCCTCAGTCAGCGCACAGGCGATTGGCGCGGGACAGTTTCATCGTGCCCGCCATGTGGGCATGTTAAGCCTGGCCATCGTACTGGCCGGGGTTGCCCTTACCATTACCTTGCTGGTGCTGCTGCGACCCAGCCTGGCCAATGCCTACACCGACGATCCCGATGTCGCCCTGCTGGCCCTGCTCTTGCTGCAGCTACTGCCTTTCTTCCACTTTTGCGATGCGTTCCAGTGCCTGATCTCCTATCTGCTGCGCGCTTACAAAGTGGCTTTTGTACCCATGCTGCTGCAGTTTTTCGCCTTGAGCGTGCTGGGGCTGGGTGGAGGCTGGTGGTTTGGTTTTGGCCCAGGCGCCGGAGCATTGGACAGTATCATTCAATGGCTGGCACCAGGCGCTCCCCTAGGCGCCGCAAGCCTGTGGACCATGGCCAGTCTGGGATTGGGAGCCTCCGCCTTGCTGCTGCTGTTCTGGTACAGCCACATATTGCGTCTCTACAATCCCGCGCGGCGCAAGACTTGCACCCATCAATAG